The Budorcas taxicolor isolate Tak-1 chromosome 16, Takin1.1, whole genome shotgun sequence genome includes the window tgtgcacatgcatgtgtgttcgTGGACAGTTGTGTGCCAGACCAGCTCCTGAAAGACAGTTGTGTGCatcttctccagctcctcctggagtgggggtggggggcacatgCTGCAGGTTggggccctccccgccccctcctggGGCCTACCTGTAAAGTGTCTAACAGCACCCACTGGCCGGGGGTGTCTGGGCCGCCTTTCTGGGCAGTGTGGACAGAAGGCATAGACCGGGGCCAAGAACTGGCAGGGCTGCTGGGGTGAGCGGGTGCCGTCGGGCAGCAGAGGGCGCTGCCTCGCTGTCCCTCAGCTCGGGGCTCTTCTGTGAGGGCTGCTCTCGGGTGCTGCTCACTGCCGCCTGGAGCCGCGTCTGGGTGGATACCTCCCAGCTTGCATTATGGCGGCGCTACGGCCAGTCCGTCCTTCTAGGGCCCACCTGAGCGAGGGGGGGGGATCACACCCACGGCTGTGCTCCTAGGGGGCGCTTAATCCTTGACTCCGTTGAGCCGTCACCTGATTTTCTCGCCTTTCCTCCCATCCTGGGCAGGGCTCTCCTCTGCCCCCTAGTGGGGACTGATCCTGCTCCAGGGAGCATCCCCGGGAGGGTGGGCGGCCCTCCAACCTTCCCCCAGGCctctcaggacccgctctggctGTGGACTTTGCAGGTCTGAGCAGCGACAGCGGCTTAGGGGGCAGCTCCGACGGCAGCTCAGATGTCCTGGCCTTCGGCGTGGGCTCTGTGGTGGACCGCGTCGCTGAGGAGGGTGAGTGCGCGGCTCCCCATCCCCGGCCCTGCGCCTCCCCCGCTCCGGGCCGGCTTACCGGCCCCGATCGCCCTGTCCTCGCAGAGGGTGCAGAGTCGGAGGAGTCCAGCGGCGAGGCGGACGGAGAGGCGGAGACCTGGGGCCTGGCAGACGTGCGCGAGCTGCATCCGGGGCTGCTGGCGCACCGCGCGGCGCGCACCCGCGACCTTCCCGCCCTGGCGGCGGCGCTGGCGCACGGGGCGGAGGTCAACTGGGCTGACGCGGAGGACGAGGGAAAGACGCCGCTGGTGCAGGCCGTGCTGGGGGTAAGTAGGCGCCCGGCTGCGCCCGGACACAGGTGCAGCGTCTTCACAACGGCTCTCCCTTGGTGCGCACGCTTGAAGGGGCGTCGGGGCGTGGTGAGAGGTGGGGGGCCTGCAAGGAACCGTTTCCGTGGCTTGGCTCCGTCTGAACCATACCGCCTCCCCACACCGGCTTCCCCAGGGCTCCCTGATCGTCTGTGAATTTCTCCTGCAAAACGGAGCGGACGTGAACCAAAGAGACAGCCACGGCCGGGCTCCGCTCCACCACGCCACGCTCCTTGGCCGTACTGGGTGAGTCGTGGGCTGGTCATACCCTCACTTCCCCCTGCCCCATGGGCCCGGGTTGCCCGCCCACCAGTACCTGCCCAAGGCCTGACCTGACTTGCCCGCTCCGCTCTCAGCCAGGTCTGCCTGTTCTTGAAGAGGGGGGCGGACCAGCATGCCTTGGACCACGCTCAGCAGGACCCATTGAGCATCGCTGTGCAGGAAGCAAATGCCGACATCGTCACGCTGTGAGCAGGAGGGCGGTGTGGGTGGGGGACCCTGTGGGCGGGGCGGAGCACTTCACAGGTCTGGGACGCGGTGGGCTGGGGGCGGGCTAGGCTCTTTACAAGGCCCGCCCTCCTCCAGGCTCCGTCTGGCGCGCATGGCCGAGGAGATGCGTGAGGCCGAGGCGCCCTCTGGCCAGCCGGGCCCTCTGACCGGCAGCAGCCCCACTGAGCTCCAGTACCGCAGGTGCATCCAGGAATTCATCAGCCTTCACCTGGACGAGAGCTAGGGCAGCGGGGCGGGCGGGACCTCCCCACCGGCCCGTTCCCGGAGAGCACTGGTGTTCCGGAGCTCCTGGAGGCCCTGCTGCCGGCTCTGCCCTCTTCCTCCAGCGGCCCCCACCCCGGGCCGGAGCAGGACCAGCACTGAGTCTTCTGAAGCTCCAGTCTTCCCCAGGAGGTGTTGCATCACTCCCCGCCCAGGGACCCTATGTCTAACGGTGACCCCTTCCTAGGGGGCCTGGGTTGCTCGTGTCACAAACCACTCTCAAGGCCCCGTGTCACCTTGTGCTCCTCTCTGCTCCCCCAGGCCTGTGTCACCTCCTGCCCCTCTATCTCTGGGCCCATGCCACTTGGTGCCCCACTCTGCCCTCAGGGCCTGTGTCACCTCGTGCCCCCACTTTACTGCCCAAGGACACTGACCTGCTAGTCGGGTCCCTCCCATGCCCTTAGCCCCTCcgctgggccctgggccctggggctggTGGCTGGCCACCGGCACCTTGTGAGGGCAGAAGGGACCGCCCATCCAGGGAATCAACCCGTGTACCTCACTTAGCAACCCCAGCATCCAGGCTGGGCTTCTTGGGTGCTTGGGGACTCTGGCCTGGGGCCTCAGCCCTGATGGGGCACGGACGTCCTGAGGCCGTGTGGCTGGCCATGCAGCCCCATCTGTCCCTGCCTTTTCCCAGAGCGGGTGGCAAGTGCGTCGCTCTTCCCACCCCTGCATCTGATGTCCTTTGTCACAGACTGAGGGGTTTTCTACAGTGACCTCGTTCTCACTTTGTCTCACGTCTTTTCTCTGGACTCGAGGACCACCTTgacccccagctctgcccactgCTGGGGGGGCTCTGCAGCTCAGCCCTGCCCCCTCACCAGCCTTGCCCCTGGTTCAGCCCATGGGGCTTCAGCTCACCCCCAgggccctctgatgccttctgcATTCCCCTTCCTGGAGCCCTGGGGCAGTGGCTGGGCCTCTCCCCATCTCTACCCTCGGCCAGTCCAAGGCCAGTTGGCTGGTCACTATGCAAAGGCTGCCCAGGGAGGCCCCATGGGCAGCAAGGTGGGCCCCCAACTCCCTCGCCTGCTGGCTGTGACACCCAGAGAGCAGAATTaactccttcctctctccctgcttgagctctgcccccacctcccaccccactgcCTACGCCAGGGCCTTTGCTAAGGCCTCAGCTGGCGGGACCCGCCTCCACTCCAGATCACAGTTAATAAACAGCCGCTTGCACCCGCTGCCTCACCTCACCCGCCTCACTCCGCTCTGTCTCGACTGGGGTCGGGGGTCACCTGCCTTCCCCAAGGGGTGGCCCTGCGTGGGACAGCACCAGTGGTGCCCTCAAAGGGTGCAGTAAGCTGGAACCTGGGGGCCTGCCTGATAGAAACCCGGGCTCCACTGATTAAAATCAGTTCTTGATACTCCACTCTCTGGCTGCCCTGCCATTTTCTAGGGTGGACACTAACTGGCGAGGATGGTCTGGCCCTAGCCTTGTCCCCTAGGCAAACTCTGCCCCGTGTCCCCTGCCCCACAACCCCCACAGCATCTGTGACTGAGAATGTGGCAGTACGATCTGGTTGGAGGTTTTCAGCTCACTCGGGACGGGGAGGGCAGCAGAAAACACCCTAGCCACCAGGTGAAATCATTTTATTGCAAAGTGGCCCCAGGTCACTGAgtgcctggccctggccctgcccttCCTCCCATTGGCCCCAAGCTGAGTGAGGCTCTGCCTGATGCCTGCACACACCTACATGTAGGTGCAGACAGACCTGCTGACACAGAAACATGCGGACATATGACACTGGCACCAAATAGACACACTCCCATGTGGAGCGCCCCGCCACACATGGGCACATACTCCTCCACTTGGGCAGATGCTCCATCACAACCAGAACACGGGAATCCAGAGTGGTGGGGATGCTCCCTTATTCCCCGCCTGCCCTGCACCTCCTTGAGACCTGTGAGGCCACcgctgggcagggcagggtggcTTGGCTAACGAGAAGCCCTTCTGTGCCCTGTGCTTGGCGGTGAGCACCCCTGAGCTCTGGTGCTGCTGCTTCCTGGGCCCCAGGTTTGGCTTGGTTGGCCCAGGAAGCCCCATGGGGCTTGACCGGCCCGCCCTAGGCAGTCAGGAGAGCCCACCGCTGTCACTGCTCCCAGGATCAGGCCAGGTTCAGACTGGTTCAGGTGTCAGGGGTCTCTGGGGCCCATGCTTGGCTGAACTCAGCCGAGACTCCTGCTGAAGTCCCGGCAGCATCGTGGGAGGTGAAGGCAGCTGGGCCCCAGGGCATTCGACGTTGTGCCTGCAGCCACTGGTCCACTGGCTGGCCTCTGGCTTGGAGGGGGCACCCTTGTGGCCGCCCTGGGCTGGCCCTGAGACCCGCGGAGCCAGCGGCAGCACAGCAGTAGGGCGAGGGCCATGGCGTCCAGCAGCAGCTCTAGCACCTCCACGACCGAGAGGACCGAGGAGCCGAACCACAGGCTCCAGAGGCTGCCCATGGCTGAGAGCAGCTGTGGCACCTGCAGGTATAGGCAGTGGTGAGCAGAGGCCTGGGTGCTGGCCCTGCCCCTCTCCCGGCCCTGGCCCAGGAGGCAGCTCACCGAGTAGACCGGCGTCTCATCCACCGTGCGGTAGTTGAGCTCCTGATAGAAAATGTTCACCTTGGCCAGGCTGATCCTGGGGCAGGGTGCAGGTGAGAGGGGCTGAGCCCCAGACCTGCGGGTGGGGCCCTCTGTGCAGGCCCTGGAGGGCGAGGGCAGGGACAGCGGCCAGGATTTGATAGAGGCAGAAGGTGGCCATGGGTTCCATCGGCTCGGctcacccagcacagccaggacCCAGTCCTGCACACACAAAACTTGCTGTGGCCGCGGCTCCTCCTGGCCCTCGGGCGCTGCAGGGTGGTGTGAGGGCAGGACTGTGGGGACAGAGGCCAGTCCCGGGAGGGCTATCTGCCCACGATCTCCCTACTTGTCCATCCCTCACCTCCCCCTTTGGAGACTCACGGCTGATGTGGAGGAAGGCCATCTGGAGGTCCCGGCAGAAAGCTTGTACGAAGACTCTCTGGGAGAGACAGCCCCGTCACATCCCTGTGTGCTGGCCCCGGGCAGACCAAACGGAGCCCAGCACATCCCCTCACCTGCAAGGCCGCGGGCATCGGGTGGTGCAGGGAAGCTGGTGGGTCTTCAGTTTCTGGTAGAGGCGATGGAAGCAGTGACCTGGGGAGACAGTCACGGGTGAACCTATGAGAAGCGACCCATGGGCGGTGGGGAGGTCTGCTGTTGTCCAAACAGGCTGGTAGGGCAGGGTGGGGAGCTCACCCCAGGCTGGGTGCCGCATGTAGCTGCAGTACTCGGCCCCCACCGGCAGAGGGTAGAAGAAGTAGCCGCAGGAGCAGGTCTCCACCATCAGATGCTGAAAGCAGGAGGCCAGACATGCCTAGGGGGACAGTGGGGGCCGAAGCTGGGGGTCTGGCGCAGCCGCCCCTCTCCctggcctgcctgcctcccctcctTCCCACTGGCCGGTTCCCCCACCCACTGCCAGCGTCCCTTGGGGTCTCCTTGCCTTAGcctccccacccactccccagccccctctctgGGCCCCTGCCCCGCCTCCCCACCCTCCACGCCCAGACTCGCCTCCCCACCCTCCACGCCCAGACTCACCTGCCTGGTGTAGGAGGTGTTGTACAGTAGCTGCACGTCCATGCTGCCTGTACTGTCCATGCACTGCCCATAGGGGCTCCCGAGCCGGTGCACCTCGTCCTGGGGGAAGGGGGGGCTACTCAGTCCTGCTGCCTCGAGCTGGAGGTCCTGCATGCCCCCAGGGTTGGAAACAGAGGCCGAGAGCCTGGAGGCAGGGACGGCCCACCTCACGGATGTCAATGGTGGTCTCCGTCCCTGGCCGGATGCTGAAGCCCTGGTGCTCCAGGAAGGGTGTGTGGTCTTGTGGGTGGATCATGACCTTGATGCCGGCCTTCGTGGACAGCAGAGGGAGGTGGTCCTGCTGCTCAGCCCTGAGGACCAGGCTGATCCCTGGGGGAGGCCAGGGGTGAGGCCAGGTCGGCCTGGACACCCCACCCGCACCCAGTCCCGGCTGGCACTCACTGTGGGTGACGCCCGGCCGTTGTGCGGCCCAGACACCGTTGAAGGTGTAGCAGCTGCCGTAGGTGGGGTGGTGGGATGTCTGGAAGTGCCTGGAACCAGGGGCCATGCTCAGACAAGCACACACCCTCCACCCATCACCCTGGGGTTGGGTGTGTGGCCTGGGGTTGTGGGGAGGGGAGCACAGCTGGAGGAAGCCACGGGGCCGGCAGAccactgggtggggtggggggagcagacACTGGTCTGTACTCACCGGGCATGGCAGTCCCGGTCGTCGTAGCGGCAGGAGAAGACAAAGTGGCTGCCGTGGCTGTCCTCGTGAGCAGCGGGCAGCAGGGCCAGGATGTTTATGTAGTGGAAGCGGTACCACTCCTGGGCGGCCACCACACCGGAGGAGAAGGCCCGCTGAACACAGTCGCCGCCAGTGCTGTTACACTGTGGGGCATGGGGTCAGTGTGGGTGCAACTGGCCTGCCCGAGTCCCAGGCAGACCCCCGGGCTGGACACTCACCAGTTCGAAGCCCACTCTGTTCTGGCCGTCCAAGGGCCTCAGCCTCTGGAGGTGGATCCTACGGTCCAGCTGGAAGGCAGGCTCTGGACCTGGGACCTCGGCCCCCGGGGCATCCCTGCTGTCGCTAAAGTTGAACCGATACAGGGAGTAGATGTTCTCCCGGGCAAAGTCATCCAGAACCCGCAGATGGTGGCGGGCTAAGTGTGGCCTGGGGGCAGGGCGAGGGGGCTCAGAGTCAGAGCCAGGCCCCCTTAGCACAGGCACTTTGGAGAGAGTCAAGCTGGCCCCAGGCACTGACCCCGAAGTTGCAGACAGGAtaggagccccccaccccctgccatccTCAGAAGCCTAGTAGGCGGTTCTGAATACAgagctggggctgcagagggAAGTCAGACCCCTGGCCtggcctgcctcccacccccaggacccCATCCTCCTCTGGCTCACTCACAGCCCTTCCCTGTCTTTGCTCCGCTGACTCCACACTGCAGTGTTACCCTGCTTCCGTCTCCTGGGCACCTGCTCTCCTGGAAAGCCTCtggctctcctcccctccccttcctgggcTGCCTAACTCCTGAAGGTCCTTCCAGCCTGGCACTGGTCACAGTAACACTCAGCTTATTCTTCTTGTCCTTTAGCCCTGCCTCTGGGGCACAGAGCAGAAAGAGGTGGGTTGTCCTGCTGTGACCGCACCAGGGGAGGGGCCCCCAGGCTGGACCAGCCCTCACCGGTGTGGGTTCATGTCACACAGAGTGACCGATGGGAAGAGCTTGCGCTCCGAGTGCACGGACACCGTCATGATGACCGGGTAACGCCAGTACTGCTCGAAGAGGAGTGCGAACTGCCAGTAGAGCACGCCCAGGGCTCCTGCCAGCAGCAGCCCCCAGGAGGCTGTCTTGAGGCGGTTCTGGCTGGAGCAAACAAGGCGGATGGTGCCGTGGATAGTGGAGTTGGTGCAGAAGAAGGTGACCAGCTCCCTGAAGGAGGTGTGCAGTTCTACCAGCCTCTCTCCATGTTCCTCCTCAGGCAGTGTCGGTGGGGATGCCTGGGGGCACGTCCAGGTTCCTGGCCCCTCTCCCACTGTTTGGCCCGTGCCTTCAGCCTGCATCTGAGAAGCGAGACTCAGTGGGGCTCCAGCCCGCCACCTGGCCTGACCCCACCCAGGTCTCCCCACCCGGGCCATCAGCCTTCCATTCTCCATGACTGGGAATTCCCGGAATTGTCACATCCCTCAGCCACCAGTGGCCTAGCCTGGCTTGCTGACACTTGAGAAAAACCCAATCAGAAGCTGGTCCATAACTTGGGACCAACTCTGTTGCCCCCACTCCCATGGCAACAAGCGGGACACCAGGCAGCCTCCACAGGCGTGTCTCATGGCCAGAGCCGAGCCTGGGTGGCGGCGCAGGGACAGCAGGGGACATAGGCTCTAGGCTGCGCCAGGCCTTGTTTGAAGGTGGCTCGAGGCTGGAGGCTTGGGTGGGTCTCTGCTGCCATCTGCCAAGTGGGGCAGGGGCCTCTGGTGAGGGACAACCAGGTGACCTGCTCTGAGTGGGCCTAGGGCCCAGCATTGGGGGTTGACTGAACCCTGGGCCCCAACAGCTTCCAACAACCCTCCGTGGCCAGCATGGCCATGCTGGATTGGGGCCAATGGAGCCACACAAGTCCAGCCACATCTGAGCCAAGGCTCAGGCTTGTAGCCTGTTGGGCACTGTGGGCCTGTGTGGGGGTGTTGTCCACGGAGCTGAGTCTGGGGATGCTCCGTTTGTGGGCCTTGGGCTCCCAGAAAGTAGGCAGCAGTCTGGCCAGACATGGTGGGGACCTGAGGCCTGCCTGGCCCTACTCCCACCTGGAGGCTCTAGCATCCTGGGACCTTGGTCCCTCAGTGCACAGGGCCGTGGGGCCCTGACCAGGTCAGGCAGGCTGGCTGGCCCGGGACATGCACTGAGTCACTGCCTGGGCTTCCTACAGACTTTCCAGAGTGTCCCCATCTTGGTCTGAATCATTAGGCCTCTCGCACCTGGGGTGTAGCCTCCTGGGTTCTGGCCCCTCTAGGCAACTGGGCCTGGGCCGATGCCTGGGGAGGGCCTGAGCCAAGAAAGGGCCTGGTGTGTCTCAGCCAGCACATGCTGGCCTGGACCCCCAGTGCCCACCAGCTGCCTGGGGCCCAGGTaggaggtgggggtggtcagCCCAGGCCTCAGGTTTGTGGAGGCGGCCAGGCCAGGAGAATGTGCCAGCATGGGTGCTGCTGGTGGGCCCCCTGTGGCACAGAGTGCTGCCCACACAGGTGTCCTGTGACCACATGGAACCCTCACAGGGCAGCAGGACCTTCAGCTTCGTGATACAGGCGAGGGAAAAGGGTGTCCAGAAGGTTCTTTCCAACTCCAGTAACCATGTTTCCAGACTGGCCACCTCCCACCCTGGCTGGGACTGCCAGGCAGGAGGAGGGTGGCTTCCTGAGATGGGGGGGGGGTTCCCTGACACCTGAGAGCCACGGCAGGAGTGGGGGTGCACCACTCCTTCACGCAGTACACGCACGCACACAGctgtgcacagacacacacactcctccTCTCACACACAGCAAGCCCTCTGTCAGTGGGGGTGCATGACAAAGGCATGGATGGGAGCCTCTGCCCTTGCCCCACCTGTGCCTGTGCTCCAGACGACATGGGGGACACGGCCCCTCCACCTCAAGCCAGGGAGACCCCGGTGATGGCCCGCCCTGATGCCCGGTACCTCGAGGCTGCACCCTCCCTGTGCGTGGGCATCCATCCTCTGGTGCTGGCAGCTGCAACAGCGGTGACTGTGGCAGTTCTAGCCCGTGACAAAGTGGGCTGTGGCCCGAGGCTGGCCAAGCAGCCTCCTGTTTATAACAGGCTGGGCGTGGGGCGAGGTAGTGGGGTGGAGCCTGCCAGGGAAAGCCACATCTGCTCTGGTCCCGGAAGGGGAAGCCTttggggcagggatgggggtcCTTCACCTCAGTGAGGCTCTCTTGCCCACGTTCCTGGAAGTGAGGTCTGGGGGCCTGGCCCTGGCAGCGGTTGAGGGGCTCCAGGTTTCTGGAAGGTGAGGAGGGACCCCACTCTGGTAGACCCTGGGGTGCCTGGGCCCCCTCCCCTGTCCACTCTCCTCCTGCCTGGCCTGGGAGAATGCTtgctcccctccacctgcccagCTCTAACCACAGGTGTTTGTGGCCAGGGGTCCCTGGGCAGGGACCTCCACTCCCAGAATACGGGTGTCCCCTGGTGCTGGCTGCCCAGCCCCTGGGACAGGCACCTACTGTGGGAGTGAGTGCCTCTCCCGGGAGGCACAGAGACCCTGCGCCAGCCACACACCACACTCAGGGTCCAAGTCCACCACCTCATGGCTGAAATCCTCTGCCCCAGAGTGGTTGCCTGAGGCCAGACAGTGTGTGAAAGGCTGGAGAGCCCCCATGAGGAATCCAACAGGGCTCCATGAGGCCAGAGGCCTCGGCATCCCAAATGACCAGACCTTCCGCTTggccctctgcccctcccacaCAGGCTCTGGGTTCCTGACGGCCCACCCCAAATGGGTGCTGAGATGAGGGAGGAAGCCCCCACCCTCGCTAGGCTCTTCTGGTGGGGGCTTGGCTCTGAGGAGGGGTGAGGTCATCAGCCTCCTGCCTTTTGAAGGGGCAGATGGCAGCCGGGGACCTCTGGGAGAGGGAAGTCACGCTCAGGGAAGAGCTGGCCCTGGACTCATCTAGGTGTGAGTGCGAATCACAGCTTCCTCAGTCATAGGCTGTATGACGTTGAACAaattactcaacctctctgagcccgtTTCCTCAAGCACAAAGTGAGGCTGAGTTTCCTCTTGAGGCTCGAGACTCAAAGGTGAGTCCAACCGATGCCATGGGGCCAGCGTCAGAGCCCCATCTTCCTGCTTCTGAGGAGGCTGCCCCAAAACCCACCTTTGGGAGGCCAGAGACACAGAGACTGTGTCCAGCGGCAGCAAGGCCAgcagccccctcctcccttccctgcctgacccctctcctgcctccccagGCTCTTCCAGTGACTGGAGGAACAGAAGGCACTGTCTGGGACCAGACAGGGCATCTCCAGCTCCTCACACAACAGGGGCTCATGTGGCTGCTCCTTAACAGCTGTGTGTTGAGAGAATTAGAGAAATTATTTAGGGCCCTATGTCCCCCACCCTCTCTCCAGAGGGATGGCTGGCCCCAGCCTGCTGAGCATGGCCCCATTGAGGCTTCAAGCGGCGGCTTTCCCTGAAGCTGGACCTAGGGATATCAATGTGCCTCCTTCCAGACTGTGGGCACTCAGCACTTCATGGGACCCCTGGGCTCCACTTTCACACCCATGGTTGTCTCCACCCTGAGAGACAGCTAAGAGTTGTTCCTGGAAGGATTCTGGTGCAGCAGCCATGAAGTCTGAGCCAATGGGCTCTGCATGTGTGCCAGATTCTGGGGGCCAGGAGCATCCTCCCCAGCCTGGGGGGCTGGACCATCTGGAGTCCCTGCCCACGGGCAAGTAGGAGGCCTCCTCGGTGCTATTGCAGcgcctccctgtcccccaggtGCTGACTGCAGTGTCAAGCAGGGATTCCGGCCACCACGGAGGGGGCTTCTTGAGGTACTGGCCACTGGAGATGGGCCGAGTGTGAGATGTTGCCCATGTGGGGCTCAGGGTCTGGTCTTGTGTCTATCTCACACCTGTGCTTGAAACACCCAGCGCCTCAGGGCAGCCTCCCTTACATAACTCTCCTCGAGCTAAAAACAGCTGGGCCCGCCCTGCGTGGGGATGGCAGAGCccggaggaggcagaggagagaaggaagcttGAGATGTTTTCTGGGTGTGGcagcaggaggtggggcctgggACTGTCAGCCTCCTCATGAGGAAGGAGGGCCAGGGCCAGCGAAGCTCACTCGCGGCAGGAGGAGGTAGCAGGCTGCTTCCCCCTGGCTGGCTGGCCTGGTGCTGGCCTGAGGGGCGATGGGCACTTCTGTTTCTGCCCCTGGGCCTGCGCCAACACTGCAGTGACTGCTAATATCTTGTCTGAGGTGCCCCGGGTGGGCCAGATTCAGTGGCGATCATGGCCCCCTGTCTGCCCTCTGCCAGTGGCCATGGCTGGACCCGTCGGAGCTTGGAGTCCACTGTCAATCGTCATGTGGTTAGTAACCCCACTGACTGGTGGTGTATACTGAGAGGCAGTCAGGGTTGTGGTCAAGGGTGAGACTTTGGGGTTTGAACCCCAGATCTGCCTAGCGACAGCCTCTCTGGATTAGTCCCAGCTGACGACCAAGGCCTGTCTCACAGTCAGTGCAGCGTctgccctggcacagccctgtgggggcACACCCCAGACCCCACTCACCAGGAAGGGTAGTGAGGAGAGTGCTGGCCCGCCCGCTGCCCAGCCCTCCCTTACCCAGACCCCCACCCGAATGCCATCCTCACCTGCTCCGAAGTGTTCCCCCAGTGCTGTCCCagagactctgtgctccccagTGACTTCCCTGGGCTCCCCACCTCCCTgctctgcctccccctcccccagggcctgggaggggacCGTGGGAGCAGAAAGTGAGCCTCAGTGCAGCGGCCACTGCTGCATAATGACCCTATTCATGGGCTAGGCGGAAAATTCAGCCGGGAAACAGTGCAACTCTTTTTATGAGGACAGCTCTCCccctgggcaggggctgggcaggatTCCTACGCCGGACCCCACCTGGCACAGGTTCCAGTGGGGCTCctggctccacaatcactgcggTCACACAAGGTCACCCAGGATTCGATTCTCAGGAACCCGGGTGGTTCGGTCACCGGGGACGCGGACTGCCTCCAGCGCTTCCCTGTTGAGTGGGCATAAGAACTGGGTCCTCCAGGCGGGACTGGGCCGATTCTTTGGAAGGGGGCGGTGGGAGGGTCAAGGTACCAGGGAACTTGGGCGGGGCTCATCCCGGCACCTCGGGGGTTACCCTCTAACTGGGCCTGTTTTCCCGCGGAAGGCAGGGGATCATGAGGAGGGGAACGTGCAAGGTGGGGGGACCGGGAGCTCTGCGGCCGCTGACAGCGATGTGGCCGAGGGACCAACAGGAGGGCCAGCCGTGGCTGATTGGACCAAAAACCTGCCTGAGCTCGTTCTCCGCCCCTCGAAGCTGTCTGTCAGTGCGCATGCGCCGACTGCTTCTGCCTCCCGGGAAGGGAGGCGACAGCGAGATGCAGGCAACCTCCGCCTGGCCGTCTAGAGCGGCCGCCTCAGCTAACCGCGCCCCGGAACTGGAAGCGCGACTTGCCCCGCCCCGTGGGCGGCCATCTTGGAAGCTGAGGCGGCAGCCGaagcggtggcggcggcggcggtagCGGCTGCGGTCGG containing:
- the SCNN1D gene encoding amiloride-sensitive sodium channel subunit delta, whose product is MDAHAQGGCSLEMQAEGTGQTVGEGPGTWTCPQASPPTLPEEEHGERLVELHTSFRELVTFFCTNSTIHGTIRLVCSSQNRLKTASWGLLLAGALGVLYWQFALLFEQYWRYPVIMTVSVHSERKLFPSVTLCDMNPHRPHLARHHLRVLDDFARENIYSLYRFNFSDSRDAPGAEVPGPEPAFQLDRRIHLQRLRPLDGQNRVGFELCNSTGGDCVQRAFSSGVVAAQEWYRFHYINILALLPAAHEDSHGSHFVFSCRYDDRDCHARHFQTSHHPTYGSCYTFNGVWAAQRPGVTHSECQPGLGAGGVSRPTWPHPWPPPGISLVLRAEQQDHLPLLSTKAGIKVMIHPQDHTPFLEHQGFSIRPGTETTIDIREDEVHRLGSPYGQCMDSTGSMDVQLLYNTSYTRQACLASCFQHLMVETCSCGYFFYPLPVGAEYCSYMRHPAWGHCFHRLYQKLKTHQLPCTTRCPRPCRESSYKLSAGTSRWPSSTSADWVLAVLGEPSRWNPWPPSASIKSWPLSLPSPSRACTEGPTRRSGAQPLSPAPCPRISLAKVNIFYQELNYRTVDETPVYSVPQLLSAMGSLWSLWFGSSVLSVVEVLELLLDAMALALLLCCRWLRGSQGQPRAATRVPPPSQRPASGPVAAGTTSNALGPSCLHLPRCCRDFSRSLG